Within the Phycisphaerae bacterium genome, the region AAGTCGAAAGCTATGAGCCATTCCTCGACCGCGACAATGAACTGTGTCAGGACATCGCCGTCTACCTGAACTTCGAGTCGCTGACCGATTGGGCGGCAAGCGGGAAGACAGTGACGGAGTGGATCGCGCCCGCGCCGCAGCTCGAGGATATCCGCCTGCTGGGCCGGGCCCTCACCGAAGGCCATGTCCCCTTCGGCTGGATTACCGACAGGAACCTTGGCGAACTGGACCGCCACCGGGTCATCCTGGTGCCGGACTTCGTCGAGCTCACCAGCCGCGAAGCCAAAGCCTTGCGCGACTTCACACACGCCGGCGGCGCGGTCGTCGTCTTCCGCGGGCGCCGCAACCTCGGACCCGGCGCCGATCCGCAGACCCGCCAGATTCTGACGGACATGCTCGGCGTCGAGCACCTGGGCGAAACCGCCGACTGCGCCACGTACGTCGCGCCGACCGAAGCCGGCCGGCCGCTGCTGGCCGAGCAGAGCGCCGATTATCCGCTCGCCGTCAACGGCCCGCACAGCAAGATACACCTCACCGGCGACGCCGAAACGCTGGCAACGATCGTCCTGCCGTATACCGACCTCTCGGATCGCAACAGGTTCGCCTCAGCCATCAGCAATCCGCCGGGCGTCCCGACCGACCTGCCGGCCATCGTCAGGGCCCGATGCGGAAACGGGACGGCCGTGTTCGTCTCCGGCCAACTCGAACGCGCCCGCTTCGAACCGCAGCGGCGCACGCTCATCCGCCTGGTGCGGTCGTTGCTCGGGCGACCCGCGACGTTCGAGACCGACGCGCCGCGGGCCGTCGAACTGACCGCCCTGCACAACCCAGCCAGAAGGCGCTACACCGTCTGCCTGGTGAACCAGCAGGAAACCCTGCCGGCGGTTCCCGTCGCACCGATTCACGTGACGCTGTGTGTCGGCGCGCAGCGTGTCGCGCAGGTGCTCAAGATGCCCGAGCGCCAAACGGTAGCCTTCGAGCAGCGGGCCGATGCGGTGCGCTTTGCCACAACCCAATTGGACGTCTTCCTGATGTACCAGATCGAGCTTCAGGAGTAGGAGACCGGCCATGAACGCCCACGACGCCAACACCATCATCCTCAGCTTCGACATGGAGCCCGATCTGGGTTCCTGGACGTCCGGCCAGCGCGGCATCCGCGAAGGGACGCCGGAGATACTGAACGTGCTTCGCCGCCAGGGCGTGCCAGCCACGTTCCTGTTCACCGGGCGCGAAGCCGAGCATAACCCGGATATCGTCGCGCGGGTCCTCTCGGACGGCCACGAGATCGGCTGTCACACCATGTTCCACGAGACGCTGGGCAACGCGGTCTTCCAGATGCCCGGCGACAGCCCCGTCCTCGACGCTGAGATTCCCGGCCGCCTGGCGCTGGCCACCGATACGGTCGAACGTATCGCGGGCGTTCGGCCGGTCTCGTTCCGCGCGCCGCGGCTATTCGGCTCGACGACGATGGTCAACGCGCTGGAGGATCTGGGCTATCGGATCGACTCCTCATATCCCGCCTACTTCCACGGCAGCGACTTCCGGCCGTACCATCCGGACGCCGACGACTGGGCCAGACCCGGAAACATGCGCATCGTCGAATTGCCGCTGTTCTACGACACCGACGCCGTGACCGACGATCCGCTGCGCCGCAGCGGCGATCAGTGGCCTCAGCTCCGGCTCCACGGTCCAAACGCCTTCGCCGACCTGTGTCGCCGGATGTTCCCTCGGGCGCGAAACGCCCAGGGCTGGTCGGTCCTGTGCGTCTACTTGCATCCGTGGGAGTTCGTGACGATCCCCGAGGAACTGACCACCGACGAGGCGACGATCCGCTTCAAACCGTTTTTGCACAAAAACACCGGACGTCCTGCCCTCGAAGGGCTCGATGCTTTCATCGAAATCATGAAGCGGGAAGGCGCCGCCTTTGCGATGATGAAGGATCTTCGGCTGGACTGACCGCATTGAAAGACGGCGACTCGATTCTTCCTCACCGTCGCCTGTGCCTTACGGAAAGACCGAATAGGTTCGGGCGAAGGCGGCGCCGCTCCAGAGCTGGTCGTCGCCCACGTCCACGAGTTGGCTGAAGTTGTGCCAGCGGACGCTGGTGTCGTAGAAGCCGAGATTGGCGCCGTAAACCTGGGCGGTCTCCACGCCGTAAAACGAATCCCCGGACGGATTGCCGGCGGACCCGAAGCGAATCCCGCCGCGTCCGTGGTTGACGTTCCAGCCCATGTAGTCTTCGGCGGGCCAGGCGCTGAAGTAGTCGCGGCACTTATCCTGGATCATCACCTGACTGGGCGGGGCCGCTTCGGGTTTGACGGCGATCGGATCGTCCACCACCCGTTCACCGTCCGGCGAAAACTGCGGCCGAATCCGGCCGGGATAGTAGTTGTAGGACATGTAGCACGTGCTGCGGGTATTCGCCGCCTCCCCCGCTGGGCCGTGGTCCGGCGGCGGTCCGCCGACCGACGGGCAGATCCACGTCGCCAGATCGCCGCAATAGGGCGCCAGCACCTCGTTGAGGTTAGCGCCCGGCCGCATGCCGGTCAGCCAGAAGTACATGCTCGCTCCCGCGCTGTTGACGCCGTAGTTGAAGTGCGCCATCGAGGGCAGGACGCCGGCGAAATCGCCCGCGTAGGTTACCGCAGCCTGAATGTTGCCGCGGAGGTTCGATGCGCAGACAACCCGCCGGGACAAGTCCCGTGCCTGCTGAAGGGCCGGCAGCAGGATCGCCACCAGCACCGCGACGATCGCCACCACCACCAGCAGTTCGATCAACGTGAAGGCTCGGCCGTCGAGGCCGGGCCGGAGTCTTCGGTTATTCACTTGCCGTGGCGCGTGCATCGCGACGCTCCTTTGACAGCGGTAATTCTCTGGTCTCCGATTCCGCACGTGCATCTCTCGACCACGTCACCTTCCTCACCTTTGCGGCGGCGGACCGCGGAACAGCTCGACTTCGCGGATCTTGCAGACCCGCTTCTCGAGCGGCAGCGCCGGACCGCTTGGACTGGTGAACCGCAGCCCGGTGTCGTACGACTCGTATATCGACAATCGGATCGCATCCGTAGAGACCGGATCGAAGGTTGCCTCGGTGAAAAACGACGAGGAAGGGAACTGCCGCTGGTAACGTTCCGCGGTCAACTCCCCGGTCAGGTCGATCCACTGGCCCTCTCTGCGGGCCTCGAGCTTGAAGCGTTTGATCTCGCAGGCGCCGGAGGGATAGGCGTCGAACGCGAGCTGGCCGCTGTGGATCCGCACCGCCGCGACGGTCTCTTCCTTGTCGAACGTGAAGGTCAACGTCGCCGGCATACCGCGCGAGGCCCAGCACGGAGCGAAGCTGTCGCAAATGGCCAGGTCCGCCGCGGCGCGGGCCTTGTCCTGCTCGTGCGAGGCGGTGACCTCTGTCGGCCGGATCAGCAGATCGTCGCGGGCCTCGTCCGACAGCAGCGGACGCGGATTTCGCCACGGCTCGCGCAGCCGCAGGAACCGCGGGCCCGTCCCTTCGAATCCCACCACGACCGGCCGCTGCCAGTCCGCATCGTCGTAGTTCACCGCGGTCCATTCGCCGGTTGGATGCGCCATCCGCCGCCAGGTCGTGTCGGTGACCAGCTCGTGTTGTTGCCCGGATGCGTCGGTCCACCGCAGATTGGCGATCATGCCCACCATCCAGGTCCCGTGCGGCGGAGCGTCCACCGCCACCGCCAGCACGTGCCGACCCGGACCCAGCCGCTTCGTCAGATCGTACGTCTCACCGTTTTGCCACGAGCTGTCCGTGCCGATCAACTTGCCGTCGAGGTACCCGCGGTAGGTCTGCATCGCGGTTATCGTCAGTTTCGCGTCCTTGGCGGTGTGCTCGATCTCGAACGTCTTGCGGAAGCACTGCGGCTCGGGGTTCTGATGCTTGCGGGCCAAGCCCTCGACGGCGTCGCTGTGGACCTGGACTTCCTTCAACGCCGACTTCGGCAACGCTTCGGGCGCAACGACCGGCGTTTTAGGATAGCGCCGGCGAACCTCCGGGCCGATCGACTCATCGGCCACGAGCTTGATGTCCATATCGAGCCGTCCGGCGACCTGGATGGCCAACGCCGCCAGATCGTCGGAGCCGAAGTCCACGCCGTAGTTGGTCCAGCCAAGCACCTTCTCGGGGCGGGCCGAAGGATACAGCAGCCGGCCCCGCTCGTCCTGCATCCGCAGGCAGACCTCGCGGATGCCCGCTGCGCAGGCGTTTCCGAGCACCCGCCGCACCATCGGCTCGCCCCAGCTTGCCGGGCAAGCCTTCAGCCAACGGGCGAAATCCACCTCCAACGGCGGCGCCTTCTCGGCCGGGCCCCACAGCCAACCCCCGGACCACGGCGGGTCGTGGGCCAGGTACATCCGGTCGGACTCCGCCGGCGAAGACGCTGACGCCAGCAACACAAATATCAAAACGAGTTGGACTCGCATCGGATTCATCGCTCGGCTCCTGCACGGATCGGCCCTTCAACCAGAAACGGCGGAATGCCCGGCTGACCGATCGTCCTCAGTTCCAAGCCGCTGCCTTCGACCGTCCACGTCCGGTCCGTGCGGAACGGGTGCTCGACGCCCGTCCCGTCGACGGTCTTGCCCTGCACGGCCAAGCCGCCGGCAAGCGGCCCGCGGCCTAACCGCACGTGGAACGCCAATCGGTGCGAACCCGCTCGCGCCGGCAGTTGGACCGTTGCCGGTTCCATCGCCTTTCCCTCAGCCGCCGCTTCGATAGACGACCCGATCGTCATCCGCCAGTCGCCCACAGCCAGCACCTGCAGTTCGCCGCCGCCGGTCAGGTCTGCCGCCGGACCAACCAGCGTCGCCTCGCTGGGACAGGCCAGCGACAGCGGAACGCTCCACCGCTTGTGCCAGTACAAATGCGTCGTCTCAAAGTAAACGATCGACCGGAAGCCCGCCTCGACGCCCTTGGCGACCCGCTCGGCGAACTGCTCGTCCGTCGCCCCGCCGCAGTAGAAGATCAGGCTGGACGGCTTGTCGAACCGGCTGGCCTCCTCGAACCACCGGTCGGCCTGGGCAGTCGGGCTCTCCCACGATTCGCCTGGCTCGCCGTGCGCAGCCAAGGCGAACCCATCCACCCATTCTTCCCACGCCTTCGCGTCCCAGAAGGCGCTCAGCGGCTCGCCGGCGGGAAACATCACGATCAGCTTCACCGGCCGATCGAGCTTCCGGATCAGGTCGGAAGCCTCCTTGATCACCATCCCCACGTACTGGGCCCGAAAGGCCATCCACTGCGGATCGTCGGTCGGCAGCGAGAAGGCGTCCTTGCCGGTTTGCTTGCGAAAAGCTTCGACAATGGCGGAATGATAGTCGGAATCGTTCGTGCGAAGCCGCCCGCTGTTGCGTTCGAAATCCAGCACCAAGCCGTCCACGTCGTACCGGCTGACAAGTTCGCGGATGATCTGGAGTTTGTACTCGCGATACGCCGGCTCGGCAAAACTCGGCAGGCCGGAAGGGAGATTCTCGTGCGTCCGACCCCATTGGTCGGCGTGAAGGTCCACGTAGCGGCTCCGGTCGTTCTCCTGCGAGCCGTGCGTCTCTTCCAGCACCGGGAACCAGGCAAAGACCGACATGCCCAGGCGGTGGCCGAAGGTCACGGTCTCCTCGAGGGCGTCAAAGGCGCTGTTGTCGTAGGACGTGTCGGCGTAGCGGGAAATCACAGCACCGGGAACTTGGCTGGGATAGATGAGCCATCCGCCCGCACCGCAGCGGAACCAGATGGTTCGAAGGCCGCAAAGGGCCATGTTGTTGACGATGAACCTGACGCCGGGCCGGCCGAACATGGCGTTCACGCGGAACCAGTCGCCCAGCGAAACCACCGCCTGCTGATCGGGACCGTCGGTCCTCAGCGGCCAGACGACAAACGTCTCCGGCGACCAATCGACGGTCGGGACGCCCGCGCTGGCGCTTCCCGAAGGGGAAAGGGAGGCCGGTTCGGGAACGACGATCTCACTATTGGTCCAGCGAAGATAAGACAGCCTCGTCTCGCCCAAGACGCCTTCATTGTTGCGGCCGAATTCCAAGCGGTTGCGGACCTTGGTGGCGCTGTAGCGCTTGCCCGAGTGGCCGATCAGGGCCTCGGAACTCCCGTCGAGATACACTTTGCTCTCCCGCGTGGCCGCGTCGATCGTGATCCGCCAGTCGTGCCAGCCCTCATCGAACCTGGCGACAAAGTCGTTGTTACCCTCCAGCTTGATCGTGTCCTTGCTGAACTGGTAGGTCCACATCTGGCCCCCGCCCTTCGCCAGGGGCCGGTAGACGCGAAGGTGAAACTGCATGACATCCGACGCCGGCGCAGCGTCCGTCGTGTTCAGACGAAAGTCGATCGTGACCCGATCGGAGGCCGTCCCGCTGCCGGGACCGTAGTAGATCCCGCCGCTGCTGCTGGCGCCCATGTCCATCTTCAGGGTCGGATTCCCGCCGTCGCCGACGGCGTCGATCGATCCGACCATGCCGCCGTTGGTCCAGGCGGGCTTGGCCGCCGTCGGCAGACCCGACGAAGCGCTGTACTGCCCTTCCCACCCGGCTGTGGGATCCGGCCAGGCGGCATCGGCCGCGCCCGAAAGCGCAAGACAAGACATGAGCAGACACGTCGACGTCCAAGACCGCATCCAAACCCTACTCATCGTCCTCTCCTGCCACTCCGGACAGCCGTCGCTGAACCAACCGCCATCGATGGCATACGAAAGCGGAAGCCATCAATGATCCGCCAGACGCGCGAGGCGGCCGGTTCGGAAGCGGAAAACCCTTTGTGCCAACGATGGCATTGTAGCAAAAGGAGCCCAACAATGCAAATACTTTCCCGCGGGACCGGCATCGAGGGAAACACATGAGCGACATTGCTGAACCGCCGGCGAGGCCGAACCCATGCAGAATCGGCCACAATGTCGGTGCTGGCGTAGAAAGGCCAGCCGTTTGGGCGAGTTGCGCCGACGGCTGGCCTGGGTGTCTCCTGCCCTCCCGTGGCTGTTCCGTCCAACCGGCCCTATCGGCGTCGCCTGCGAAGCAAGGCGAGCCCAGCGACTCCCAGGAGCGAAAGGGTCGCCGGTTCGGGAACAACGATCTCGCTGTTGGTCCAGCGGAGATGGGTCAGTTCCGCCTCACCCAGCACGGCCTCGTTATTGCGGCCGAACTCCATCCGGTTGCGGACCGTGGTGGTGCTGTAGCGTTTGCCCGAGTGGGTGAGCAGGACCTCCGTGCCGCCGTCCAGGTAGACGTTGCTCTCCAACGTGGCGGCGTCAATGGTGATCCGCCAGTCGTGCCAGCCCTCGTCAAACGTCGCGACCAGGTCGTTGTTACCCTCCAGCTTGATCGTGTCCTTGCTGAACTGGTAGGTCCACATCTGGCTTCCACCGGTGGCCAGCGGCCGATAGACGCGAAGGTGGAACTGCAAGACGTCCGAAGTCAACGTGGTGTCCATCGTGTTCAGGCGGAAGTCGATTGTGACCTGATCGGCCGCCGTCCCACTGCCGGGACCATAGTAGATCCCGCCGTTGTTGCTGGCGTCCATGTCCATCCATAGCGTTGGATTGCCGCCGTCACCCGTGGCGTCGATCGACCCGGCCATGCCGCCGTTGGTCCAGGCCGGCGTGGCGACCGTCGGCAGACCCACCGAGGCGCTGTACTGCCCTTCCCACCCGGCTGCGGGGGCCGGCCAGGCGGCATCGGCCGCTCGCGGAACCGCCAGGCAAGACACCAGCAGACACGCCGACATCCAGAACTGCATCGAAACCCTGCTCATTGTCCTCTCCTTCCGCACTAAAAGGTGCTCCACTACCAGACTGCCATCGTTGGCACATAGAGACCCAAAAAAAGCTCGCGATATGGCTTGCGTTGCACACGCGATGAGTACGCCCAGAGACAGGTATTCCATATGCCAACGATGGCATTGTATCAAGAAGTGCTTAGCGATGCAAATCTTTTTCCGCTGCTCCCCCGCCCGTCCGCCGGGCGGATGGACAAAGACCGGTGGCGCGGCCGCAAGCGCATAAACCATAGGAAGTTACGTGGTCTCCCGGATGACGAGCGTGGGGCGGACCGCCGGAGACCATCCCCCCTCGGGCGGTCCCTGGTTGTGGATTTTTCGCAGCAGGAGCTCGCCGACCACCTGCCCCAGTTCCTCGTTGGGCTGCTTGACGGTCGAGAGCGGCGGCGAGGCAAACCGGGCGGCGCGGCGGTCGTCGAAGCCCATCACCGCGATGTCATCGGGAACCCGGATGCCCTGTTTCTGCAGGAAGTACATGAACGACATCGCCAATTCATCCGAATAGGCCTGGACGGCGTCGGGAAGAGGCCACAGCCGGGCCAGGCTCTCAACCGCCATCCGGCCCGCCTCCCACTTGTCCAGATCGCTTTCGATGGGGACAACCATCTCGGGCAACTCATGCTTTCGCACAGCCCGCTGATAGCCTCGAAGCCTGGCTGAGGCACCCCGATAGCTCTCGACGCGGCCGACGTAGGCCACGCGCCGTCGGCCCGTGGAGACCAGGTACTCGACGGCGTCGAAGACCCCGCTCTCGCGGTCGGTCCGCGGCGAGTCCATCCGCGGGTCTTCCGAATCGATGAACAGGAACGGGAGCTGGGCCTCTTCGAGTTGCCGCGCCCAGCACGCGTCATCGAGCGGCGGGCGGGAGATGACGGCCACCGCGGCGGGCCGGCGGTTCCGCAGTTCCTCCACCACGTGCTCGACGTCCGCGGGCGTTCGCATCGGGTCGAACAGAAGGGTCATGCAGTAGTCGTGCTTGCGGACCAGCGTCTCGAGGGCGCGAAGCTTCTCCATGTGGATCTCGTCGTGCGTCCACGAGATCACGGTGATCTCGAAGCTCCGCTGCTCGCGGAGGCTCCTGGCGTAGCGGTTGGGCCGGTATCCGAGCCGCCGAATGACCTCGTTGACGCTGTCGCGGGTCTCGGGACTGACGTACCCGTTGTTCTTGATGACCCGGGCCACCGTTCGGATGGACACCTTGGCCGTATCGGCAATGTCTTTGAGGCTGGGCGATGTCTTCATTTTACATCATCATAATTCATATCAGTCACGTTGCCCGCATCGCAAACAATGCGGGCATGATTTTATCACTATTATATCTGATTTTGCCCGGTAAAGGCAAAGGCGATCGCAGCGACATTCGGCTGCGCTTATCCGGATGTTCGCGTGGCCCACAGCAGGCCGCGCTCGACGATGGCCAGGGCGGTCGGCTCGTCAAAGTCCTTCTCCGTATGTCCCCAGCCGGCGACAAAGACGCGGCCGTCGCCCCACGTCCGCGTCCAGGCGTAGGGCATGACCACGCCCGGCGGATACAGGCCCGGCGTGCCGTATTCTCCGGAAAAGGTCGTCGTGGCCAGCACGTGTACGCCCGGATCGACGATCATGTAGTACTGTTCGGTGTCCTGCAGCTCGAAATCCGGCAGGCCGCGCGTGATCGGATGGTCGCGATCGACGATGTTGACCGCGTGGCTGGGGATTTTGGTGTCCGGGCCGCAGCCGGGATGGGCCACGAACTGGCCGCCGGTCATCCACTGGTACTTGGGATTCGACCGCCACGAATCGACGATCCCGCCGTGAAAACCGGCCAGGCCCACGCCGCTTCGGACGGCGTCGGAAAGCCCCTTGCCCTGCTCAGCGGTGAAATCACCCAGCGTCCAGATCTGCAGGATCAGGTCCAGTGACGCGAGGAAATCCTTGTCCGCATAGACCTCCAGCGTCGTTCGCGGATGGACGCGATAGCCCTGTTTCTCCAGAAAGGGAATGAAGACCGCTGCGCATTGTTCGGGCCGATGGCCCTCGAATCCGCCGTAAACCACCAGTGCGTTTTTTGTCATGATTCACAAGACCTTCGCATATCCGTCATTGACATATCAGTGTCACCATCCAATTCACTCCTTGACCGCGCCGACGCGGATCCCGCTGACGAAATACCGCTGGCCGAAGGCGAAGACAATCAGCATCGGGACGATCATGATCATCGCGCCGGCCATCAGCAGCGTCCACTCGGTGCCGAACATGCCCTGGAACTGGGCGATGGCCACCGGCAGCGTGTAGTGCTCCGGGCTGTGGGCGACGATCAGCGGCCACATGAACGACCGCCACGCGCCCATGAACGTCAGGATGCCCAGCGCAGCCAGGGCCGGCTTGCTCAGCGGTAGCGCCACGTGCCAGTAGATCCGCAGCATGCCGCAGCCGTCAAGGACGGCCGCCTCCTCCAACGCCGTCGGCAGACCCATGAAGAACTGCCGGAGCATGAACGTGCCGTAGGCGGTGAACATCACGGGCAGGATCAGTGCAGCATAGCTGTCGATCCAACCCAGATGGCGCAGCAGGATGAACACCGGGATCATCGTCACGGAGCCTGGAATCATCATCGTGGCCAGGTAGCCGAAGAACAGCTTGTCGCGCCCGGTGAACCGCAGCCGGGCGAACGCGAACGCCGCCAGCGAACTGGTGAATACCTGGCCGAACGTGACGATCAGCGTGACGACGATGCTGTTGAACAGCGCCCGGCCGAAGTTGGTCTCCTGGAAAACCCGCTGGTAGTTGACCAGGGTGACCCGCCGACCCGGCTCGATGTAGTCCGGCAGGGCCCACTCCAGCAGGCGGCGGTTCAGGTGCAGGACCTGGGCGTGCTTGAGGCCGTTAAGCGGCTGGCCGGTTTGGCCGTCGGTATGGCGCAGGATGGCCGGCACGTCCGCGGGCAGTTGGGCGACGGGAAATACCGTCGGCTCGTAGAGCTCGCGCTTGGCCAGGAGCGTGTTGAGCACCTCGACCAGCAGATCGACCTGGAAGGGGTCCAGCGGCCCGGGCGTCTCGGCCAGCTTCAGCAGGGCCTGGTGGTCGGGCTCTTCGAGCATCGACCAGAGCCGCCCGGCGGGGGTCGCCGGCTGCGAGCGGACCCGCGGATCGGTGATGCGCCGAACCAGCCCGTCCGGCTGGCGGATCTGCCGGGCGGCCAGGACCGCTGCGGGTTCGGGGAAGACGGCCCGCAGGTCCATCACGTCGGCCTCGGGCGATTTGAGGCTGGTCAGGATCATCCATAGGAACGGGACGACCATGCCCACGCCGACCACGGCGAGCAACACGTAGGTCGCTCCGTGTCGCCATCGGCGGCGGGTTGTGCGGGTTCGCTCAGGCATATTCCACCTTCCGTCCGCCGTAGCGCCAGTTGACCAGCGTGACGGTCAGGATGATGACGAACAGTACCATCGCGATCGCCGCGGCGTAGCCCATGTTGAACCACTGGAACGCGTGGTTGAAGATGTAGTAGCCCATCGTGGTCGTCGCCCCGTCCGGGCCGCCCTCGGTCATGATGTAGGCCGCCTCGAAGCCGCCTTGAAGACCGTGAATGACCGAGGTGATGAAGATAAAGAACGTGGTCGGGCTCAGCAGGGGCCAGGTGACCTGCGTGAAGGCCTGCCACGAGCCGGCCCCGTCGATCTCCGCCGCTTCGTAGAGCTCGGGCGGGATGCACTGCAGTCCGGCCAGGTAGAGGATCATGTTGGTGCCGCCCATGGTCGTCCAG harbors:
- a CDS encoding PEP-CTERM sorting domain-containing protein (PEP-CTERM proteins occur, often in large numbers, in the proteomes of bacteria that also encode an exosortase, a predicted intramembrane cysteine proteinase. The presence of a PEP-CTERM domain at a protein's C-terminus predicts cleavage within the sorting domain, followed by covalent anchoring to some some component of the (usually Gram-negative) cell surface. Many PEP-CTERM proteins exhibit an unusual sequence composition that includes large numbers of potential glycosylation sites. Expression of one such protein has been shown restore the ability of a bacterium to form floc, a type of biofilm.), whose amino-acid sequence is MSRVSMQFWMSACLLVSCLAVPRAADAAWPAPAAGWEGQYSASVGLPTVATPAWTNGGMAGSIDATGDGGNPTLWMDMDASNNGGIYYGPGSGTAADQVTIDFRLNTMDTTLTSDVLQFHLRVYRPLATGGSQMWTYQFSKDTIKLEGNNDLVATFDEGWHDWRITIDAATLESNVYLDGGTEVLLTHSGKRYSTTTVRNRMEFGRNNEAVLGEAELTHLRWTNSEIVVPEPATLSLLGVAGLALLRRRRR
- a CDS encoding ThuA domain-containing protein codes for the protein MTKNALVVYGGFEGHRPEQCAAVFIPFLEKQGYRVHPRTTLEVYADKDFLASLDLILQIWTLGDFTAEQGKGLSDAVRSGVGLAGFHGGIVDSWRSNPKYQWMTGGQFVAHPGCGPDTKIPSHAVNIVDRDHPITRGLPDFELQDTEQYYMIVDPGVHVLATTTFSGEYGTPGLYPPGVVMPYAWTRTWGDGRVFVAGWGHTEKDFDEPTALAIVERGLLWATRTSG
- a CDS encoding LacI family transcriptional regulator, with amino-acid sequence MKTSPSLKDIADTAKVSIRTVARVIKNNGYVSPETRDSVNEVIRRLGYRPNRYARSLREQRSFEITVISWTHDEIHMEKLRALETLVRKHDYCMTLLFDPMRTPADVEHVVEELRNRRPAAVAVISRPPLDDACWARQLEEAQLPFLFIDSEDPRMDSPRTDRESGVFDAVEYLVSTGRRRVAYVGRVESYRGASARLRGYQRAVRKHELPEMVVPIESDLDKWEAGRMAVESLARLWPLPDAVQAYSDELAMSFMYFLQKQGIRVPDDIAVMGFDDRRAARFASPPLSTVKQPNEELGQVVGELLLRKIHNQGPPEGGWSPAVRPTLVIRETT
- a CDS encoding family 10 glycosylhydrolase, coding for MWYHTSYRRNLIDMHIPDWNEEFLSRFDPKTYVDMLELGRVDTAYIYCTSCLGLCYWPTKVGKMHAGLKGRDILAELFALCKQRGIQAVAYYNNWSRWAVENHPDWRFVSVDGRSTLEYLDKGHYGACCPNSPYRDFVVAQIRDLCSRYEFVGMWFDMGMWPFSVCYCPHCQARYEKEAGDGPLPRVQDWSDPRWRRFVEQRNGWLAEYTQLLTDTVKACNPALSVAHQGAGWTQGWVTGTCQGYFAAGDYAGGDFYGTFADHSMACKLLANLTPNKPFEYMTSRCPDLSEHTTLKPVEQLRTEIAITLAHNGAFFAIDAIDPRGTLDRRVYEMLGTLFAEVESYEPFLDRDNELCQDIAVYLNFESLTDWAASGKTVTEWIAPAPQLEDIRLLGRALTEGHVPFGWITDRNLGELDRHRVILVPDFVELTSREAKALRDFTHAGGAVVVFRGRRNLGPGADPQTRQILTDMLGVEHLGETADCATYVAPTEAGRPLLAEQSADYPLAVNGPHSKIHLTGDAETLATIVLPYTDLSDRNRFASAISNPPGVPTDLPAIVRARCGNGTAVFVSGQLERARFEPQRRTLIRLVRSLLGRPATFETDAPRAVELTALHNPARRRYTVCLVNQQETLPAVPVAPIHVTLCVGAQRVAQVLKMPERQTVAFEQRADAVRFATTQLDVFLMYQIELQE
- a CDS encoding carbohydrate ABC transporter permease; amino-acid sequence: MLEEPDHQALLKLAETPGPLDPFQVDLLVEVLNTLLAKRELYEPTVFPVAQLPADVPAILRHTDGQTGQPLNGLKHAQVLHLNRRLLEWALPDYIEPGRRVTLVNYQRVFQETNFGRALFNSIVVTLIVTFGQVFTSSLAAFAFARLRFTGRDKLFFGYLATMMIPGSVTMIPVFILLRHLGWIDSYAALILPVMFTAYGTFMLRQFFMGLPTALEEAAVLDGCGMLRIYWHVALPLSKPALAALGILTFMGAWRSFMWPLIVAHSPEHYTLPVAIAQFQGMFGTEWTLLMAGAMIMIVPMLIVFAFGQRYFVSGIRVGAVKE
- a CDS encoding polysaccharide deacetylase family protein; the encoded protein is MNAHDANTIILSFDMEPDLGSWTSGQRGIREGTPEILNVLRRQGVPATFLFTGREAEHNPDIVARVLSDGHEIGCHTMFHETLGNAVFQMPGDSPVLDAEIPGRLALATDTVERIAGVRPVSFRAPRLFGSTTMVNALEDLGYRIDSSYPAYFHGSDFRPYHPDADDWARPGNMRIVELPLFYDTDAVTDDPLRRSGDQWPQLRLHGPNAFADLCRRMFPRARNAQGWSVLCVYLHPWEFVTIPEELTTDEATIRFKPFLHKNTGRPALEGLDAFIEIMKREGAAFAMMKDLRLD
- a CDS encoding family 10 glycosylhydrolase: MSRVWMRSWTSTCLLMSCLALSGAADAAWPDPTAGWEGQYSASSGLPTAAKPAWTNGGMVGSIDAVGDGGNPTLKMDMGASSSGGIYYGPGSGTASDRVTIDFRLNTTDAAPASDVMQFHLRVYRPLAKGGGQMWTYQFSKDTIKLEGNNDFVARFDEGWHDWRITIDAATRESKVYLDGSSEALIGHSGKRYSATKVRNRLEFGRNNEGVLGETRLSYLRWTNSEIVVPEPASLSPSGSASAGVPTVDWSPETFVVWPLRTDGPDQQAVVSLGDWFRVNAMFGRPGVRFIVNNMALCGLRTIWFRCGAGGWLIYPSQVPGAVISRYADTSYDNSAFDALEETVTFGHRLGMSVFAWFPVLEETHGSQENDRSRYVDLHADQWGRTHENLPSGLPSFAEPAYREYKLQIIRELVSRYDVDGLVLDFERNSGRLRTNDSDYHSAIVEAFRKQTGKDAFSLPTDDPQWMAFRAQYVGMVIKEASDLIRKLDRPVKLIVMFPAGEPLSAFWDAKAWEEWVDGFALAAHGEPGESWESPTAQADRWFEEASRFDKPSSLIFYCGGATDEQFAERVAKGVEAGFRSIVYFETTHLYWHKRWSVPLSLACPSEATLVGPAADLTGGGELQVLAVGDWRMTIGSSIEAAAEGKAMEPATVQLPARAGSHRLAFHVRLGRGPLAGGLAVQGKTVDGTGVEHPFRTDRTWTVEGSGLELRTIGQPGIPPFLVEGPIRAGAER
- a CDS encoding prepilin-type N-terminal cleavage/methylation domain-containing protein, with product MHAPRQVNNRRLRPGLDGRAFTLIELLVVVAIVAVLVAILLPALQQARDLSRRVVCASNLRGNIQAAVTYAGDFAGVLPSMAHFNYGVNSAGASMYFWLTGMRPGANLNEVLAPYCGDLATWICPSVGGPPPDHGPAGEAANTRSTCYMSYNYYPGRIRPQFSPDGERVVDDPIAVKPEAAPPSQVMIQDKCRDYFSAWPAEDYMGWNVNHGRGGIRFGSAGNPSGDSFYGVETAQVYGANLGFYDTSVRWHNFSQLVDVGDDQLWSGAAFARTYSVFP